Genomic window (Paenibacillus sp. 37):
AATAATTCCCTCTCTCAAGACAACATTCTCATCTTCCAGAAGGACACCTTCCCAGATTGTATTATCCAGATCCCAGACGACCAGCTTCACCTTCTCTTGCTTTTGCTTGTCCATTACCGAACTTACCGATGGATCACCCATACCTGAACCCCTCCTTGGCATATTGTTCCAAACTATTGCTTCAAGACCTTCAGGCAGTCTATGCTGTCTTTCGTTCAATCAGTTCATTAATCTTGTTCAACGTACGGAAATTGCTCAGATCCATATCCTGGGTCTCAATCCGAATGTTGAATTCTTTCTCCAGAAACATCACCATCTGCATTGCAAACAGGGAATTGGCAAAACCCAATTCAAAAATATCCTCATCATCCTGAATTTCACGTTTGCGATAGAAACGACTCAGAAATGTTTTTACTTTGACTTTGGACTCCATGCACAGTCACCTCGTATAATTTATAGTCGATACACTTACAGAATCACGTGCTCAAAGAAGCCTTGACCGCTTTTTGCGCCTAACAATCCGGCATCCACCATCTTGCGAAGCAAGGGACATACTCTGTATTTCGGGTCCTGATAACTCTCATAGAGTACATCCAATGAATGAACCACAGTATCCAGACCAATCAAATCCGCTGTGTGAAGCGGGCCCATCTTATGTCCGAAACATTTGACGAATATGTCATCAACCTCTTCCGGTGAAGCTACCTGATCCTGAACGACAAAGGCAGCTTCATTCATTAGAAGATGGGATATTCGGTTGGATACAAAACCGGGAAGATCTTGTACCAGTATGGCTTCTTTGCCCATGGTATGGAGCAGGGATCTGGTCGCTTCAATCGTTGTATCCGAAGTGTGATAACCCTGAATAGCTTCGACTACGGGCTTTAACGGGACCGGATTCATAAAATGTACACCGATGACCTTGTCAGGCCGTCTGGTGATGGAACCAACTTTTGTTATCGAAATGCATGATGTATTGACCAAATAAATGCAAGAATCGGGGCAATAGTCTTCAAGCTGTGCATAGACCTCTTTTTTCACATCCCATTGCTCAGGCACGTTCTCAATAATGAAATCAGCATCGCTGAGCGAATCGTAATGTGTCGTAAACTCCACACGCGAAAGCACCGTTTCCGGGTCTTCGGCCTCGGTATCCTTGTTGTAGAATCCCGAGAATCTGATATTAGTAAACAAGGCTGTTCTCGCCTGATCCAAAACTTCATCACTCACGTCGATCAAAACCACGTTGTGCCGGGACTGGGCAAGGCTCTGCGCAACCCCTTTTCCCATGACGCCTGCTCCGATTACACCAACCTTCATTCCTATCAACGCCCCTCTGTGATCTGGCTAGAAATTGAAATTCACTTCTTCATCCACAGCTTCATCCGTGATATCCGTGACACGATCAACTTCAATATCATAGATCAATGTATCTGGCTGCTCTGAAATTATCTCAAGAATTTTCACGAAATCTTTGGCGATATATTCAGCTGTGCCAGGCAAGAACAAGCTCGTATTATATTCCAGAATAAACTCGATCGTACCCTCCCGCTCAATCGCATCCAGTGCCAGATCAAACCGTGAAACTCCACTGTCATAATCAATTAATGTGCCTTTAAAAGCCTCAATCTCTCCGGTATACATCCCTACATTTTGCAGTGCAAAATACACATCAAACAGCGGATTTCTGCTCGGATCACGTGTACTATTCACAAGTTGCACAATTCGGTCGAATTGACAGTCCTGATGTGCAAAAGCCGATAACGTACGCTGCTTCACGTCCAGAAGTAACTCCCTGAATGAGTCATCAGGCACAGGTTCGTTTCTCAGGACGATTGTATTCACAAACATGCCAATGGTGGCATCAAAGTTACCCTGTTGGCGACCCGTTACAGGCGAACCGATGAGTATATCACTCTGGTTCGTATATTTATGCAACAAGACATTTAAGGCGGATAAGAGCACCATGTATAGCGTTGTTCCTGTACGTGCTCCAAGCTTGCCTATACGAGCAGTGAGTGCTTCGTCGGCATAAAAAGTCATTTTGGCTCCATCATAGGTTTTTCGATCCGGCCGTATAAAGTCTGTTGGAAGTTGAAGTGTGGGCAATGGCCCTTTCAGCGTTTCCAGCCAGAAGGCTTCCTGTAATTTAATCGAATCCGATTGCTGATACTGGTTGCTCCACTCCGAGTAATCTCTATACTGATAAGGAATATTCGGTAGAGGTGAACCACTGTACATTGACGTGATTTCGTGCATCATATTGTCCATCGACATTCCATCTGTAACCAAGTGATGCACATCGAACATCAACAGATGGCGACCGTCATCCAACGAACCAACAATCATGCGGATCAACGGTGCCGCTTCCAGATCAAACGGTCGGACAAACTGCTTCACTACATCTTCGACTGCTTCCGTTCCACGAATGACATCTGGCAACGTTTCGATTGAAAAATCCACGTTCTCGTGAATTCTCTGAATCGGCTCTCCTTGTTCCCAGTGAAATGATGTACGGAACGATTCATGGCGCTGAATCAGAGTGTTCATATAACCGTTCAACGTGAATGGGTCAAAATTCCCCTCCATAATCAACGCTTTGTTCAGGTTATAGCTGATGTTGTCCGGGTCCTGAGTGCAAAGGTAGAATATCCTTTTTTGAGCTGATGAAAGTGGATATTTTTCTTTGACTTCTGCATGAGGGATAGACTGTTGTCCGACTGTTGCATTCTCCACATCGACCAGAGATTGCAGGTGAACTCCCAGTCCCCAGATCGTCGGATATTGCAGCACATCCGAAGGATTAACCTGTATCCCCGTTTCCCTGTATATATCCGATGCCATCTTGAGTCCAATAATGGAATCTCCACCATATTCGTAAAAATCATCATACAGATCCATTTCTGTCAGTCCCAAATGAAGTGACCAAATCCGGGATAACATCTGTTCCATGGCTGTATATTGGCCATCATTACGGCCGTGTAACGAGACTTCCTTGTTCAGCGTTGCCTTTCTCATCTCCACTTCAGCAATCACGCCGGCACTTTGATCCTGAATCGTGTTGTATACGTCCTCCGACATCATCATTGGCATGTCACCTACGTAGGCCATATATTCCGAGTCATAATTCAGTTCGCCGATGATAGACCGATGCACTTTACGCTGAAAAGCCTGGTCAAAGGCCTTTAATGCAGAATTTGTTGAAACAGACTTGAACACCATGTCGTCATTTACGCCAAAATCTTTGGCCATCCCGGTCTCTTTCCAGGCCACCCAATTGATCGTTAATGTACGTTCACCCCTGCGGTTGCGATACGCTGCATAAGCATCCAGATAACTATTCGCTGCTGAATAATCTCCTTGACCCGGAGAGCTGAATAATGTTGAAGTGGTTGAGAACAGAACAAGAAAATCCAGAGAGTCGTGGGCTGTTGCCTGATCCATATTCCAGGTTCCCTGGACTTTCGGAAGCAACACACGGTTAAAGGTCTCCGCATCCTTGGACGCAAGGAATCCTTCACCAGCTACCCCTGCACCATGAACAATGCCATCCACTTTGCCATACTTCTCTCTGATGTTCACCATGAGTCTTGATACTTGTTGAAGATCACCTGTATCCACGCTGTAGAGACCTACTGTGGAACCTTTGTTCTCAATCGACTGTATCCATTTAATTTTGTTGCATTGCTCCAGATCCTTGTTATCCTCCAAAATGGCTGGCCATGTTTCCCGATCAGGGAAATCCGATCTGCCTGCAAGAATCAAGGTAACGTTGTGTCTGTTGGCAAAGTGTTCTGCAAATGCTCGGCCAATGCCGCCCATTCCGCCGGTGATGAGATAGACCCCCTGCTCCTTAATGGTTACATCAGAGAGCTCAGCTCCCAACAGATCTGTCTTCCTAAACTCTTCCACATATCGTTGACCCTTCCGATAAGCAGTGGCGTAGAAAACATCATCTGCATTCATTGCATTAAGCAAAATAGGAATAGCGGTGTCATCATCTATATCCATGACTTTGCATTCCAGTTGAGGATGCTCTTGTCCAATCGCTTTACCCAAGCCAAACATCGTAGCATATTCAGGAGCAAGATGTGATTCGTGGCCGCTAACTTCGTGAACGAACTGGGATAACAGAACAATGCGCATTCGATTTCGCAATCCTGCACCCGCAATGGCTTTTGTGAGGTAAAACAAGCTATGCACCCCTCGGCATAAGGCATCCTCCAGTTCCTTCGGACTCTCGGGTGCTATATGACCATTTATGGTAAAGGTGTGAATAATCTGATCTATTCTGTGGTTCTTCGTAGCCTTCAATAATTGCAGATACTGCTCCTCCGAACCATCGATCTGATAATGAACCGGAGAGATCTTCGCATATGTTGCACCAAGAGTAACTTCAATTACATGTGCTCCACGTTCAGTAAGTTCCCGGGAGAGACTGTCACATAACGGAATTGTCCCCTTCAAAAGCAAGACGGTTTGCGGATTCGGAATAAGCCTTTCAGGATTATTCGCTTCCACCCAGCCAATGGTGTAATGCATCGTTGGTTCTTCCTTCTGCACAACCGATGGTTGAACCGCAACTCGTTCGGGAATATCAATCCAGCAACGATTGCGCTCGTAAGGATACGTTGGAAGATGCAGCCTGAAGGTTTCCTCTTCTGCGTACAATCTGGACCAGTCAATATCGGCTCCCTGTGTATAAAGAATCGATATTTCCTCCAAGTGCTGATCTTCCCATCCGTGCTCGTTAATGAGCTTCAGTACCCTGTCTGACTGCTCGTTTAATTCACGAAGTTTTTGTTCCGTCAATTCGCCAACACCTGGCTCCTTCGTCTCAGGAACCATTCGATGTTCAGATGCATAAGCAACGGGCGGTTTAATCTCGCTAAACGGGCATCCACGCAGCTTGTCCAATCGGGCTAACAGCTCTTCTTTGTCTTTAAAAGCAATGGCGATACGCAACTTGTAGTGTCCTCTTCCCTGAGCAGCTGTTCCGCACAGGCTTAACAGATCCAGTTCATCGTAACTATCGAGATAATCATGATAAGCTGCGATCAATCTGGACAGAGAGTCCTTACTTTTGGCGGAAAGAGGCAAAATATAAGGTCTGCGTTCCTCAGCTTGGACAAATGTCTGTACTGGGGCCTCTTCCAGGATAACGTGACAATTGGTTCCACTAATCCCAAACGCGCTGATCCCACAACGTCGCGGTCCTTCCTCGGAATGCCAAGTACGCAGACGGGTATTCACAAAGACCGGTGAATTGGAAAATTCAATCATTCGATTAGGTCGATTAAAGTACAGCGTCGGAGGAAGCTTTTTCTCACGCAGTGCCATAACCGCCTTCACCAAACTAATCACTCCAGCAGCCTCCGAAGAATGCCCCAAGTTGGTCTTGATGGAACTCACCGCACAGAACTGCTTGCGATCTGTGTAGCTCGACAGTGCATCGGATATGCCCTTAATTTCAATCGGATCTCCCAATGTCGTGCCCGTGCCGTGTGTTTCAATGTATGTGATTGTCTCCGGTTCAACTCGTGCATCCTCCAAAGCAGATATAATTACCTCTGTTTGAGATGCCGGATTAGGTGCCGTGATGCCTATTGAACTGCCATCCTGATTCACAGCCCCGCCTTTAATTACAGCATGGATCGAATCATGGTCATCCAGTGCCTGCTGAAGTGATTTCAGCAGTACCACTGCAACCCCTTCTCCAATACCTGCTCCATCTGCTTCATCATCAAAAGCTTTGGAGCGATGATCTGTAGACTCGATGCCAAGTTTCATATTTTCATCATCCACCGGGCACAGGTTAATCTTGATTCCGCCAGCCAGTGCATAATCACATTGCCCACTACGAATAGCTTTGCAAGCCATGTCTACAGACACCAATGAAGATGAACAGGCCGTATCAATAACCATGCTTGGGCCCTTTAGATCCAATAAATATGAGATCCGCGCAGACATCATGGCTGTCAGATTACCCACCATGGAGCTTGAACCGCTCCCAGGATCAACTTCATATAAGAGACGTGCATACAGATCTCGCAAGGTTGCCGCATATCCAAGATATACGCCCGTTTTACTGCCACTCAATCTGGTGCCGCCATACCCTGCATCCTCAATTGCAGTCCATGCAGCTTCAAGAAATAATCGCTGATTGGGATCCATAAGACTTGCTTCCTTGGGCGATAACCGAAAGAAACCTGCATCAAACTTGTCTATGTCTTCCAGATACGCGTTCTCGTTGTATTTCATCTGTGCCTGGTCATGACCTGTGAACGCAAAATGCTTGTCAATATCCACTTTTCTCGATTCCGGAAACGACCGAACCAGATCCGTGCCGTTGACGAGATGCGCCCACAGCTCCTCAGGTGTGGAAGCAAGTGGCACATTTACAGCCATGCCGATAATCGCAATATCTCCATCTCGTTCCGCCGCAGTACGCTTCTTGAGATGCATCGCTGGAGAAGGACTCTGTTCCTCCTTCTTGTTTTTTCCACCGATAAATTTTGCGAGATGATGAACATTCGAGTATTCGAACATGTCCGTAACATTAATGGTTCCTGGAAAAATCCGCTCAATCTCACTCTGAATTTTCATCAGCAGAATAGAGTCCGCACCTAATTCAAAGAAGTTGTCGTGAATATCAATTTGATCAAAACCTAATATTTTTCTGCAACATTCGGCCACACGTTTTTCCGTATCACTAAACTCTTCGTTGAGACTTCCTGTCAGACTTACTTCTCCTGCTGGATTTGTTGCTACACTCTTTGCTTTGCTCGCTTTTTCCTGCTTCTTTTTCTCCTTGAATAGTTCAATTTGCGCAGTCAGCACAGGAGAAAGCATTACCCCTGATTTTTCGAGCAGGAAGACTCCACCGTTCTCATAATTGAGATAACCTACAAGTGCTCTCGGTACATTATGGGATAACACCTGCTCGAATCCTTCAAGAGCCTTACCGGTTGGCAGCGTCTTAAAAATGGTATCGATTGTGAAACCACCTTCGAGGGCCATACCGGTTTCTTTCCAGGTCGTCCAGTTCACCACATGTGTCCTTCTGCCGAGCTTGTTCCGATATTCCCCGTAGGCATCCAGATAAGCATTGGCTGCGGTATAATCTCCTTGAACGGCTCCGCTAAACATCGTTGCTACCGAAGAAAACAGAATAAAGAAATCCAGATCATCCGAATGGGTAACTTCATCCAAAATACGTGTACCCATCACCTTAGGATTGAAGATGCTTTTAAACTGGTCATCCGTACGATTCATTAATAAGTCGGATCTTCCGATTCCCGCGCCATGGATAACCCCCCGAATCTTCCCATGACGTTGACGCAGCTCTTCTACAATTGGAACTATCTCTTCTTTTTTGGAAATGTCAGCGTTGTATATTTCAACGCTAGCTCCCATATTTTCAATATCAAGCACTCCCTGAATCTTTCGGCATAACGACTGATCCTGCTGTGCTTCCAAAATTGCTTCCCATGTTTTCCGGGGTGGAAAGGCAGTACGATTAATCCAGGCCAGATGTACCTTGTCCCTGCCAGCCAAATATTTGGATACTTCAATCCCGATACCTCCGGCTCCACCAGACACAAGATATATCCCTTCTGAATGAAGAGCTGGAAATTGTCCGTTGTTACTGTCCGACTCTGCAACAGGCTGGAGTTTACCGAATGACTGAACATACCGTTTTCCGTCTCGAATGGCGGTAAGGAAGTGATCTGTTTTTCTGAAAACAGACTCTGCACTCCCCTTGCTCCATAGCATATCTTCCACGTCGATAACTCGACATTGTATGTTCAGGTGCTCCTTACGTATGACCTTGGCAAGACCTTCTAGCGGTGCGAGTTCAGGTCTAAGAAGCTGTTCTTTGCCTGTGACATGATGGACACATTGGGTCAAAATCACCATATCCATATCATAATCAATACCATGTCTGGTCAATGAACGAACCAGATACAGCAGGCTGTAAACGCCGCGTTCCTGTGATTCATTCAACTCCACCAGATTCTGAACAGAAGTGTCCGAAGCAAAGGTAGGTGCGTAGATGACCTGTGACCATGATTTTGAATCCAAAGCATTGACTAAAGAATCAAAATCGACCTCTTTCGAACCAATTCGAAAATCAGTATCGTTCCTCTGTTCAAAGTAATCTCCCGGACAAACCTTAATGACGTCCTTACCCGATTGTTGCAAAAGCAATGCAAGGTCAGCCCCACCTTTGTCATCGGCTGTAAAGAGTACAACTCTCTCGCTTGAATGAACTTCGTTATCCTCGTACTCTCCCTCAAGCTCATGCCACGTAAGAGAAAACAATCCGTTGTCAGGGTGGACACTCTCTTCTGCTGGTCTGCTTCCCATGTCAATCCAGCACTTCTGCGGATCAAAAGGATAACCCGCCAGAGGTACGGTCTTCGTAGACTTGCCCTCATACAGACGCCACCAGTCCACGGATGCCCCTTGGACGTAAAGAGTACACAGGCGCCCCCAGTCGAATGTAGCCTCATTCATCTGGTTCAATTCTTGTCTGACCTCTTCACTTAACGCACGAACGTTTTTCTGGGTAATATCATGTCCCCCTGAAACTTCCC
Coding sequences:
- a CDS encoding 3-hydroxyacyl-CoA dehydrogenase family protein; its protein translation is MKVGVIGAGVMGKGVAQSLAQSRHNVVLIDVSDEVLDQARTALFTNIRFSGFYNKDTEAEDPETVLSRVEFTTHYDSLSDADFIIENVPEQWDVKKEVYAQLEDYCPDSCIYLVNTSCISITKVGSITRRPDKVIGVHFMNPVPLKPVVEAIQGYHTSDTTIEATRSLLHTMGKEAILVQDLPGFVSNRISHLLMNEAAFVVQDQVASPEEVDDIFVKCFGHKMGPLHTADLIGLDTVVHSLDVLYESYQDPKYRVCPLLRKMVDAGLLGAKSGQGFFEHVIL
- a CDS encoding acyl carrier protein; protein product: MESKVKVKTFLSRFYRKREIQDDEDIFELGFANSLFAMQMVMFLEKEFNIRIETQDMDLSNFRTLNKINELIERKTA
- a CDS encoding SDR family NAD(P)-dependent oxidoreductase → MKYGQGSELVEKVYKHVVENIASGKIDKVTGIQVINLLKQEEANHQEDIAVIGMSLKFPHANHPEEYWHIVEQGIDCIGDYPSDRKSVTDEYLRLSGYSDEFLQYLDGAFLDEVDQFDYKFFRLSPKEASLMDPCHRLFLQTAWHAIEDAGYGGQRLAGSNTGVFTGFANSNNYKEMIKDTNPEELSIAMTGNIASMLPTRISYLLNLKGPTMVVDTACSSSLVSVYLACKSLMNGDCNMAIAGGVKLDILPVDNDFLKIGIESTDYRTRAFDKEADGSGMGEGVAAVILKPLRQAQKDGDHIYGVIKGIALNQDGTSMGITAPNPVAQSEVIEEAWKRAGIHPESLAYIETHGTGTNLGDPIEIQGLERAFRKYTNKKQFCAIGSVKTNVGHLYETAGMASLIKGLLSLYHRKLPPSLHFNYPNLNIDFGNSPVYVNTRLREWERGADPRRCGISTFGLSGTNCHIVLEEAPVQATLNVTHDGHTGVHPFTLSAGSVNGIQILMKQYLDGVSAFPDRYSLLDVCRTANACRGHYAHRVIILAEHLEDLRIKLTQVISGDFHTFTAPWFHYGEHRLISDNREVSGGHDITQKNVRALSEEVRQELNQMNEATFDWGRLCTLYVQGASVDWWRLYEGKSTKTVPLAGYPFDPQKCWIDMGSRPAEESVHPDNGLFSLTWHELEGEYEDNEVHSSERVVLFTADDKGGADLALLLQQSGKDVIKVCPGDYFEQRNDTDFRIGSKEVDFDSLVNALDSKSWSQVIYAPTFASDTSVQNLVELNESQERGVYSLLYLVRSLTRHGIDYDMDMVILTQCVHHVTGKEQLLRPELAPLEGLAKVIRKEHLNIQCRVIDVEDMLWSKGSAESVFRKTDHFLTAIRDGKRYVQSFGKLQPVAESDSNNGQFPALHSEGIYLVSGGAGGIGIEVSKYLAGRDKVHLAWINRTAFPPRKTWEAILEAQQDQSLCRKIQGVLDIENMGASVEIYNADISKKEEIVPIVEELRQRHGKIRGVIHGAGIGRSDLLMNRTDDQFKSIFNPKVMGTRILDEVTHSDDLDFFILFSSVATMFSGAVQGDYTAANAYLDAYGEYRNKLGRRTHVVNWTTWKETGMALEGGFTIDTIFKTLPTGKALEGFEQVLSHNVPRALVGYLNYENGGVFLLEKSGVMLSPVLTAQIELFKEKKKQEKASKAKSVATNPAGEVSLTGSLNEEFSDTEKRVAECCRKILGFDQIDIHDNFFELGADSILLMKIQSEIERIFPGTINVTDMFEYSNVHHLAKFIGGKNKKEEQSPSPAMHLKKRTAAERDGDIAIIGMAVNVPLASTPEELWAHLVNGTDLVRSFPESRKVDIDKHFAFTGHDQAQMKYNENAYLEDIDKFDAGFFRLSPKEASLMDPNQRLFLEAAWTAIEDAGYGGTRLSGSKTGVYLGYAATLRDLYARLLYEVDPGSGSSSMVGNLTAMMSARISYLLDLKGPSMVIDTACSSSLVSVDMACKAIRSGQCDYALAGGIKINLCPVDDENMKLGIESTDHRSKAFDDEADGAGIGEGVAVVLLKSLQQALDDHDSIHAVIKGGAVNQDGSSIGITAPNPASQTEVIISALEDARVEPETITYIETHGTGTTLGDPIEIKGISDALSSYTDRKQFCAVSSIKTNLGHSSEAAGVISLVKAVMALREKKLPPTLYFNRPNRMIEFSNSPVFVNTRLRTWHSEEGPRRCGISAFGISGTNCHVILEEAPVQTFVQAEERRPYILPLSAKSKDSLSRLIAAYHDYLDSYDELDLLSLCGTAAQGRGHYKLRIAIAFKDKEELLARLDKLRGCPFSEIKPPVAYASEHRMVPETKEPGVGELTEQKLRELNEQSDRVLKLINEHGWEDQHLEEISILYTQGADIDWSRLYAEEETFRLHLPTYPYERNRCWIDIPERVAVQPSVVQKEEPTMHYTIGWVEANNPERLIPNPQTVLLLKGTIPLCDSLSRELTERGAHVIEVTLGATYAKISPVHYQIDGSEEQYLQLLKATKNHRIDQIIHTFTINGHIAPESPKELEDALCRGVHSLFYLTKAIAGAGLRNRMRIVLLSQFVHEVSGHESHLAPEYATMFGLGKAIGQEHPQLECKVMDIDDDTAIPILLNAMNADDVFYATAYRKGQRYVEEFRKTDLLGAELSDVTIKEQGVYLITGGMGGIGRAFAEHFANRHNVTLILAGRSDFPDRETWPAILEDNKDLEQCNKIKWIQSIENKGSTVGLYSVDTGDLQQVSRLMVNIREKYGKVDGIVHGAGVAGEGFLASKDAETFNRVLLPKVQGTWNMDQATAHDSLDFLVLFSTTSTLFSSPGQGDYSAANSYLDAYAAYRNRRGERTLTINWVAWKETGMAKDFGVNDDMVFKSVSTNSALKAFDQAFQRKVHRSIIGELNYDSEYMAYVGDMPMMMSEDVYNTIQDQSAGVIAEVEMRKATLNKEVSLHGRNDGQYTAMEQMLSRIWSLHLGLTEMDLYDDFYEYGGDSIIGLKMASDIYRETGIQVNPSDVLQYPTIWGLGVHLQSLVDVENATVGQQSIPHAEVKEKYPLSSAQKRIFYLCTQDPDNISYNLNKALIMEGNFDPFTLNGYMNTLIQRHESFRTSFHWEQGEPIQRIHENVDFSIETLPDVIRGTEAVEDVVKQFVRPFDLEAAPLIRMIVGSLDDGRHLLMFDVHHLVTDGMSMDNMMHEITSMYSGSPLPNIPYQYRDYSEWSNQYQQSDSIKLQEAFWLETLKGPLPTLQLPTDFIRPDRKTYDGAKMTFYADEALTARIGKLGARTGTTLYMVLLSALNVLLHKYTNQSDILIGSPVTGRQQGNFDATIGMFVNTIVLRNEPVPDDSFRELLLDVKQRTLSAFAHQDCQFDRIVQLVNSTRDPSRNPLFDVYFALQNVGMYTGEIEAFKGTLIDYDSGVSRFDLALDAIEREGTIEFILEYNTSLFLPGTAEYIAKDFVKILEIISEQPDTLIYDIEVDRVTDITDEAVDEEVNFNF